GACGGCCTGTTCCTTCCGCTTGGCGACGGCAGTGTGGACATTCGGGGTTTGGTCGAGACACTCGAGGCGCAGGGCTACGGGGGCTGGTACGTTATCGAGCAAGATGTGGTGCTGGAGGCCGAGCCCGAATCCGGTGAGGGCCCGATCCGTGCCGCGGCGCGAAGTTTCGCATTCTTGGAAGATCTTGCAGGCGGCCTGCGAGTTCCACGCGGGAGCTCCCCCGGGTGCCACCGAGAGGATGCGCACCGCCTCGTGGGGGAGATGCCATGTTCGGGAGAGGACCGGTTGGAGCCGGATATCGAGGGTCGTTCCGGGTGACTGACAGTTCCTTCGAGCTGCTGACGATCGGCCGTGTCGGTGTCGACCTGTACCCGTCGGAGATCGCGTTACCGCTGTCGGAGGTCACATCCTTCGACAAGTTCCTCGGCGGGAGCCCGACGAACGTTGCCGTCGCCGCGTCACGCTACGGTCACCGTTGCGCGGTGATCACTCGCGTCGGAGACGACGGATTCGGTGAGTATGTGCGGGTCGCCCTGCGCGGCTTTGGGGTGGACGACAGGTACGTTGGCACCGACCCCGTGCTCCGCACCCCGCTCGTGTTCCCGGAGATCTACCCGCCTGATCACTTCCCACTCCTCTTCTACCGGGAGCCGAAAGCGCCGGACATGAACATTGCGGCCCAGGATCTCGATCTCGATGCGATCCGGCGCGCCGACATTCTTTGGACCACCGGAATCGGGCTGTCCGATGAGCCGAGCCGGTCTGCCACGTTCGCGGCTCTGGAAGAGCGCGGACGCAGGCGACACACGGTCCACGACCTCGACTATCGAGCGGGTTTCTGGTCTTCGCTCGAAGATGCCGGGAGGTATCAGCGAATCGCCCTGGGTCTGGCCTCGGCGGCGGTGGGCAATCAGGAAGAATGCGCGGTCGCCGTCGGACCCGGTACGCCGGAGGAGCAGGCGGCACGACTGCTCGATCTGGGGCTCGAACTTGCCGTCGTCAAGATGGGTCCCGCCGGAGTCCTCATCATGTCGTCCGAGGGCACCGAACGGGTCGCCCCCCTCGATATCGACGTCGTGAACGGGTT
This is a stretch of genomic DNA from Actinomycetota bacterium. It encodes these proteins:
- the iolC gene encoding 5-dehydro-2-deoxygluconokinase — its product is MFGRGPVGAGYRGSFRVTDSSFELLTIGRVGVDLYPSEIALPLSEVTSFDKFLGGSPTNVAVAASRYGHRCAVITRVGDDGFGEYVRVALRGFGVDDRYVGTDPVLRTPLVFPEIYPPDHFPLLFYREPKAPDMNIAAQDLDLDAIRRADILWTTGIGLSDEPSRSATFAALEERGRRRHTVHDLDYRAGFWSSLEDAGRYQRIALGLASAAVGNQEECAVAVGPGTPEEQAARLLDLGLELAVVKMGPAGVLIMSSEGTERVAPLDIDVVNGLGAGDAFGGALCHGLLLGWDAVSILHFANAAGAYVATQLACADAMPTERQVRALMDDVASRIDTCRGARVADRREHAS